DNA sequence from the bacterium genome:
CGCTGACGCTCGCTCAGTTCCTGCTCCGCCTTCGCCGCCCTTCCTCGTGCTGTCATCGAGTACCTCCTCCTCGTTCCAGGAGGTCATACTCTGCGAGATCAATATTCCGGGCGAAACATGCAGTTCAGTTCGCGCTTACGAACCTTCTCCATCGCCCCTGGGATCAATCCCCGAACGCGACCCCAGCCTTCGGGGCGGTCGAGACGAAGCTCGGCTTCTACAATGGTGAGCAGGGGCTGGTAGCATCCTGCTCGTGGAACCTGCCCCGTCTGCGAAGAGCGTCGCCAGCGAGCGCCTGTATGTGGCCATTGCGGCCGCGATCTGCGTCGCGAGCCTCGTCGTCGGACTCGTCGTGGCCCAGCAACGTCAGGTCGGGAACTTCGGTGTCGAAACCGATTTCTACGGCCAACACATGGAAGAGGCGGAGAACCTGCGACTGGGTCGCACCTACTCATCGCATCTGCATCCACCCGGCTACGCCGCGATTCTGGCGATCGCCCGCATGGCTGGTGTGGACTACTTTGCCGGGGCCAAGACGCTCACCGCGGTTTCAACGGCGCTGCTGTGTTGGTTGGTCTTCCTGTTGATCCGCGGATTGTTCGATGCGCGAGTCGCCGCAGGTGCGACGTTGCTCCTGGCCCTGCTGTTGATTCCGTTTTCGGTTCTCGCGTCGACGGACGTGCTGGCTACGATGCTCGCCTTCGCGGCCATCTGGGTGCTGTTTCGCAGCGAAGAAGTCACCCCGCGGACCTGCTTCGTCGCCGGTGCACTGGCCGGGGGTGCCTGTCATGGTCCGCTACACGAACCTGTACGTTGTGATCGGAGCGGTTCCGGCTCTGTTCCTGTTCGAATGGCCAGCGCTGCGTCAGGCCATCGTGAAGTCGGCATGGTTCGCGGCGGCCTTCCTTTTGATCACATCGCCCTGGCTCGTGACCAACTGGCAGCTGAACGGATCTCCGTTTAGCAATTCGGCTCACGAGCACATTGCCGCGGAGTACTTCCACCCAGACGGCGTGGCCTTGGGTACGGCGATGGACGAGGTTCGAGAAGAGTTCTCGTCATTGACCGACGTCGTGCTGCACGACCCGCCACGCTTCGCAAAGGAGTACGTTGCCCGCATCCTGGTCCGCCGGCCGGAGAAGCTGGCGAGCCAGGTCGTGCGGTTCCCCGGCTACCTGCTCGCGGCCTGGGGTCTGGTGCTACTGCTCGCGGACCTGAACCGGCGCCGCGCTGCGTTGCTGGTGCTGTTCGGACTGGGATACCTGCAGATGGGTTTGGGGATCTTCCAGACGCGCTTCTATCTATTCCTTTGCCCGATCCTCTTTCTGTTCGTCGCGATCGTTCCTTTCCGCTCGTCACTGATCGGTTCGATCCGTTGGGCGTTCGTACGCCATGGCGTTGCGTGGTCGATGCTGCTGCTGGCCGCGCTGTCGCTCGCGCACACGTCGCGCTGGGCCATCGACCACACTCTCAAGATCGAGCCGCGACACCTGCTGGGCATGGCGACGGAGTTGCGAAGTCTCGTCGAGCCCGGGCAGGTCCTCATCGGCCGGAAGCCGCACCTTGCGCGGCTCGCCGGTCTGAGGCCCGGTTTCGTGCTGGCCACCGATGCTGCCGACTTCCGCGCGCGCAGCCTGAGCATCGGAGCGCGCTACATCGAGTACTCCGACGCAGGCGCGAAGCTATGGCCGGCCATGGCGGCGCTACGCGATCCAGAGGCTCTACCCGCCGGGTATCGCCTGATCTACACGCACCAGGGCACGAACACGCGTGTCTACGAGTTGGAGTAGCTCAGTCGCTCCCCTCACACACGGTTCCCTGTGTTCGATGTGCATGGCCAGATAGCGGTTATACGGCGATGCTTCGACCCAGGTTCGAATCCCGCCTGGGCCACCAGAAACTCCCCGCGCTTGGCAATTTGCTCGGAAGCAGCCGGGAAGGCGATCGAGCTAAGATCAACAGATCGTTATTGAGCAAGGAGCCTATTGTGCTCTCTGGTTTGATGCTTTTGAAAGAGAAGTTGCAGTTCACAGGATGGCTGCAGTATCTGCCCGTCGCGATCTTGGCTCTCCTCTTGTTTCTTCTCGCGGCGATCTTCTGGACTTCTGGTCTGTCGGGAACTGCGTACGGATTCATGGGCGTCGGTTTTCTCCTGCTTGGGATGGATCTCTTCGACGTTGTTACTGTGAAATTCGATGTACGCCCTCGTGAGCGCATTCCAGAGCGCAACGAAGAGTTGGATGCTTTTGAACTGATGCGATCGAGAGTCTCTTGTCGCTCATTCCAATGGCAGAAGATGACATCTTCAGATCGAGACGAACTCCTGGAGTTCGTGCGTCATCACACAGAGTCCCCGGAAAAGTCCCTGATGGGGGATGGTCCCATCCGGTTTGAATACATCTCTGCGAGGCTGACGGTATGGCCGGTGGTCGGTGCACACGAATTCCTGGTGGCCATCGCACCGAAAGAGTACCAGCGTCTCTCCGTGATCGACGTGGGTCGGACATTGCAGAAAATCGTTGTCGATGCGACTCGCATCGGCCTGTCGACCTGTTGGATCGGGCCTGGAGCAGATCAGGAAGACGTGATGCGTCAACTTGGCGACCGTTTCGATGTCGGCCAGGATCATGTTATTTGTGTCTGCGCCGTCGGATATCAATCATGGTACAAACCGCTGTTGTTGCGGTTTATCCAGAGGCTTCAGCGGCGCCGCTTGCCTCTTTCTGCCCTGTGTTTCGCGGATTCAGATATGAAAACACCGTTGGATGTTGAAGCTGGACCTTTCGAACGGTTCAAGAAAGTCTTCGAAGTCTGTCAATGGTCCCCCTCCGCTTTCAATGGGCAACCGGCACGATGTGTCGCTCTGGCTTCTTCTTCCGAGGGAAATTCCGTACCCCCTGTGAAAGAGAACGGTGTTGCGCGGGTCGACTTCTATACCGCCAAAGCTTCCCAGTACTATTCGCCCGTCGCTGTGGGCATCTGGTGTGCGAGTTGGGAAATGGGTTGCGAGGCACTCGGAATTGAAGGCCGCTTTGCAGTTCTGCCTCCGCAAACGAGAGGCTCCCGAGACGGGGCCCCTGAACCCGAACTACCGAGGTATGAAGTGAGCTGGGTGCCGGGCGGAAACGCCTAGATGTCGCGCCTGAAGCCCGGCAGTTTCCCGCAGGAGCACCGATGGTGCGGGCTACTGCTGCACCAGGGGTAAGAGCACTCCTGTAGCGGTTCCGTAGGCGTCTGCGGCCCAGTGTGCGATGATGAACGGCATCAGCCGGCGGGTTCGCAGGAACACGATCCCCAGCACGATCGCCAGTGGGAGAAACGAGCTGAACCGATACAGCATCCAGGCTGAATCACCCAGGGGAAGGGCGATGTGTTGCGCCGCCACCCCGATGGCCATGATCGAGATCGCGACCCACGACCTTCCCGAGAGAGCGGCAAGGCGTGGCAATCCGTAACCCAGGTAGGTGGTCTCTTCGGTAATGGCCCAGAGCAGCGGCCAGATGAAGACGCTGTACAAGGCTGCCCACAAGGGCAGGGCGCCAAACGGCGGCGGCGGTCCAGCGGACCCGTAGATGGCGAGACCCGCCAGCACGATTCCTCCGATCGCGAGCGCTGTGAACAACACGAACAACAGGGCACCCGAGAGCAGATCCCGTCCAAGCCGTTGGCGGTCGAAGCCAATGAGGTCTCGCACGCGGATTCCCTCTCTACGAACCAGAAACGTGAGCAGGAGCAAGCACCCGACATCGATGAGGCTGCCATAGACCGGCAACCACGGCGCGGCGGCCTGCCAGGGGTCCGGGTGGCCCGAAACGGCGAACAAACCTGCGACGAACGATTGCGCGAGCACGGCGAAAACGAGTCGCGCGAACACGATGAGAACTGGCCACGTCCAGGTGAGTTCTTTCCCTGTCGGATTCTGAAGGTCAAACATCAACAAGTCCTTGGACGGCTAGATCGTGAGTTCGCGAGGCGCTCCAGCGTCACCAGCCAACATCCGTCTCGGGAACGCTATTCGGCCAATTGTTGTTCAAGGGTGGAGCCCCGAAGCCGCCGGAAGGCCCGATAGACCGGCACGAGCCCTGCGCGAATCGGCAGGGGGTCGCGGGTCTCCTCGCGAAAGGCCGGACGTTTCTCGAGTCGCTTGTGCCAGGTGAGCAGGTTCGGGTGATCGGCCAGCGGATAGCCCGCCGTCCGAAGCCGGGTGGTCGTGATGAACCAGGCAATATCGAGAACGGAGAGCCGCCCGCCGATCAGCCACTCCGCTGTGCGCAGGCGCTGCTCCAGGATCTCGAAGGCAACTCGATGGGCGTCGACAGCCGCCCGCGCCCGAGCGGCCGAAATGCCATCGCGCGCGAAATCGCGCCACCACTTGACCTCGATCGCGCGCTTCGGGTTCGCTGCTCCTTCACTTTCCCATCGGCGGAGAGTCTTCTCGGACTTTTGCACCAACCGGCGGGGCATGATGAAACCCATCGTCAGCGCGCGAAGATCCATATGCAGACTGTCCTCGAGATTCAGGTTCTCCTTTACGAACGCTCGCTCCCCGGTGTCGATTGGGAAAAACGATGCCGATTCGGACGGCAGACTCGAGTCGATGTACTCGAGGATGTCATTGCTCTCCACGTGCACGACGCCATCGTGGACCAGAACGGGCACGACACCACGGGGATTGACTCCCAGAAACCACGGCCGCACGTGCTCCTCGGCTCCGAGGTTGATCGGATGTGAGGTGTACGGGATCTCTTTCTCGCGCAGCAGGATTCGCACCTTCTGGGAGCACGACGAACCCTGGTAATGCAGCAAGTGGACCCCGGGCCAGGACCTGACTTCGCCTGTCGCGACTTCAGCGTCGGGAATGATCATCGGATCCTCTCCAGGTCTTCCGGCACCACTGGGAGGCTAATGCGGGTTTGCCTCCCCTGAATTGCGGAAAATCTCTATTTCAGAAACCGGATTTCCAGGGTATACCGAGCTGACGGGGGCGTCACGTCCGTTTCCGGGAAGATCTTTTCGATCGAGTCTTGCCATCGGAATCATTTCGAGGGTGAGGTCAGCGAAATATTCCTTG
Encoded proteins:
- a CDS encoding nitroreductase, translated to MLGSSREGDRAKINRSLLSKEPIVLSGLMLLKEKLQFTGWLQYLPVAILALLLFLLAAIFWTSGLSGTAYGFMGVGFLLLGMDLFDVVTVKFDVRPRERIPERNEELDAFELMRSRVSCRSFQWQKMTSSDRDELLEFVRHHTESPEKSLMGDGPIRFEYISARLTVWPVVGAHEFLVAIAPKEYQRLSVIDVGRTLQKIVVDATRIGLSTCWIGPGADQEDVMRQLGDRFDVGQDHVICVCAVGYQSWYKPLLLRFIQRLQRRRLPLSALCFADSDMKTPLDVEAGPFERFKKVFEVCQWSPSAFNGQPARCVALASSSEGNSVPPVKENGVARVDFYTAKASQYYSPVAVGIWCASWEMGCEALGIEGRFAVLPPQTRGSRDGAPEPELPRYEVSWVPGGNA
- a CDS encoding glutathione S-transferase family protein — encoded protein: MIIPDAEVATGEVRSWPGVHLLHYQGSSCSQKVRILLREKEIPYTSHPINLGAEEHVRPWFLGVNPRGVVPVLVHDGVVHVESNDILEYIDSSLPSESASFFPIDTGERAFVKENLNLEDSLHMDLRALTMGFIMPRRLVQKSEKTLRRWESEGAANPKRAIEVKWWRDFARDGISAARARAAVDAHRVAFEILEQRLRTAEWLIGGRLSVLDIAWFITTTRLRTAGYPLADHPNLLTWHKRLEKRPAFREETRDPLPIRAGLVPVYRAFRRLRGSTLEQQLAE
- a CDS encoding CPBP family intramembrane metalloprotease → MFDLQNPTGKELTWTWPVLIVFARLVFAVLAQSFVAGLFAVSGHPDPWQAAAPWLPVYGSLIDVGCLLLLTFLVRREGIRVRDLIGFDRQRLGRDLLSGALLFVLFTALAIGGIVLAGLAIYGSAGPPPPFGALPLWAALYSVFIWPLLWAITEETTYLGYGLPRLAALSGRSWVAISIMAIGVAAQHIALPLGDSAWMLYRFSSFLPLAIVLGIVFLRTRRLMPFIIAHWAADAYGTATGVLLPLVQQ